In a genomic window of Magnolia sinica isolate HGM2019 chromosome 16, MsV1, whole genome shotgun sequence:
- the LOC131229600 gene encoding cytochrome P450 81Q32-like: MDLFLRISALIVFLLLFSISKRLFQKRKNFPPSPLFLPILGHLHLLKKPLHRSLTTISNRYGPIVLLRFGSRPVLLISSRSLAEDCFTKNDLIFANRPRLLTGKHFGYNYSALGWTSYGPHWRNLRRIANVEILSTSRIQMFSAVRIQEVKSLMKDMFQDSELGKPVMELRSRFSETIFNMIMGMIAGKLYSRENEAILEEARRFWKILGEVADLTGIGTFGDYPSLGWMDFGGVEKRMVKLLRQSDEFFQFLIDERRRMKTKFDSSSSVDVEVELENKKTFLDVLLSLQEKEPDYYTDLMIRGMISTLLSAGTDSSALTMEWAMSLLLNHPDVLEKAKAELDMHVGTRLLDESDLSKLPYLHCIINETLRLHPPGPLVLPHESSEESIVGGFEVPSGTMLLVNVWAIHRDPKLWVDPTDFKPERFQGPEGLKEGLKMITFGSGRRGCPGAGLALRMVSLSLGTLIHCFEWERVGEEKIDMTEAPGLPMPKLHPLKALYKPRHTMFNVLSQL, translated from the exons ATGGATCTATTCTTAAGAATTTCAGCTCTCATTGTCTTCTTATTACTCTTCTCAATATCCAAGCGCCTATTCCAGAAGCGCAAGAACTTTCCACCATCACCTTTGTTCCTTCCCATTCTCGGCCATCTACATCTACTCAAAAAACCTCTCCACCGCTCTCTCACCACTATCTCCAACCGATACGGCCCCATCGTCTTACTCCGTTTCGGTTCACGCCCCGTACTCCTCATCTCCTCCCGGTCTTTAGCCGAGGACTGCTTCACCAAAAACGACCTCATCTTCGCCAACCGCCCCCGCCTCCTCACTGGCAAGCACTTCGGCTACAACTACTCTGCCCTTGGGTGGACCTCCTATGGTCCCCACTGGCGCAATCTCCGCCGAATCGCCAATGTGGAGATCCTCTCGACGAGCCGCATCCAGATGTTCTCTGCCGTCCGAATCCAGGAGGTCAAGTCCCTGATGAAAGACATGTTCCAGGATTCGGAACTGGGGAAACCGGTGATGGAATTGAGGTCTAGGTTCTCAGAAACGATTTTCAATATGATAATGGGGATGATCGCTGGGAAGTTGTATTCCAGAGAAAATGAGGCGATTTTGGAAGAGGCGAGGAGGTTTTGGAAGATCTTGGGTGAGGTGGCGGACTTGACTGGAATAGGGACTTTTGGGGATTACCCGTCTTTGGGTTGGATGGATTTTGGAGGGGTGGAGAAGAGGATGGTGAAATTGCTGAGGCAGAGTGATGAGTTCTTCCAGTTTCTGATCGATGAGCGTCGAAGAATGAAGACAAAGTTTGATTCATCTTCCTCAGTGGATGTAGAAGTTGAATTGGAAAATAAGAAGACGTTCTTAGATGTTCTGTTGTCGTTGCAAGAAAAAGAGCCTGACTATTACACTGATTTGATGATCAGAGGCATGATATCG ACACTACTTAGCGCCGGAACGGACTCGTCAGCTCTGACCATGGAATGGGCCATGTCGCTGCTCCTGAACCATCCAGATGTACTGGAGAAAGCTAAAGCAGAGCTTGACATGCATGTAGGAACTCGTTTGTTAGATGAATCAGATCTCTCCAAGCTTCCATACCTCCATTGCATCATCAACGAGACTCTACGATTACATCCACCGGGCCCACTTGTACTGCCTCATGAGTCATCTGAAGAGTCCATTGTTGGAGGTTTCGAAGTTCCAAGTGGCACAATGTTATTGGTCAATGTGTGGGCAATTCACAGAGATCCCAAGCTATGGGTGGACCCCACCGATTTCAAGCCAGAGCGGTTTCAAGGTCCAGAAGGGTTAAAGGAAGGCCTGAAGATGATAACATTTGGTTCCGGAAGGCGGGGGTGTCCGGGTGCAGGTCTAGCTCTGCGGATGGTGAGCCTGTCATTGGGGACCTTGATCCATTGCTTTGAGTGGGAACGAGTCGGAGAGGAGAAGATAGACATGACTGAAGCGCCTGGGCTCCCCATGCCTAAGCTCCATCCTTTGAAGGCACTCTACAAACCACGCCACACTATGTTCAACGTACTTTCTCAGCTCTGA